One genomic window of Micrococcus flavus includes the following:
- a CDS encoding glycosyltransferase family 2 protein, producing MSKAVSVVIPCHNAAATVSRQISAVLTQLRPDDELVLVDNRSTDATRAVLDAAAAQDGRVRVVSAEERAGANHARNAGAATARHDVILFCDADDAVHPGWADALRAALANGGVAGGAATPVDAAGRRLGPDLGLHEIFGGPAYPLGASMGLHRDVLRAVGGFDESFAGGHDETDLAWRADTAGWPTVFVPSARIDYVQRPDARTAVRQRRSYARTAIQLWTRHPETVDPHGVSLRGAVRNLARNVPSGLRVLLRTATTEQAAGWGWNVGLLEGHLRYRVAG from the coding sequence ATGAGCAAAGCTGTCAGTGTGGTCATCCCCTGCCACAACGCCGCCGCCACAGTCAGCCGCCAGATCTCTGCTGTGCTGACCCAGCTGCGGCCGGACGACGAGCTAGTCCTAGTGGACAACCGCTCCACCGACGCCACACGGGCCGTGCTCGACGCCGCGGCGGCCCAGGACGGACGTGTGCGCGTCGTCTCGGCAGAGGAACGGGCCGGGGCGAACCACGCCCGCAACGCGGGCGCCGCCACCGCGCGCCACGACGTGATCCTCTTCTGCGACGCCGACGACGCGGTCCACCCCGGCTGGGCCGACGCGCTGCGCGCGGCCCTGGCCAACGGCGGCGTGGCCGGTGGCGCGGCGACCCCGGTCGACGCGGCCGGCCGCCGCCTCGGGCCAGACCTGGGTCTGCACGAGATTTTTGGCGGGCCAGCATACCCGCTGGGCGCGTCGATGGGCCTGCATCGCGACGTCCTGCGGGCGGTCGGCGGGTTCGACGAGTCCTTCGCCGGCGGGCACGATGAAACTGACCTGGCCTGGCGTGCCGACACGGCTGGCTGGCCAACCGTGTTCGTGCCCTCGGCCCGCATCGACTACGTCCAGCGACCTGACGCGCGCACCGCCGTCCGGCAGCGGCGCTCCTACGCCCGCACTGCGATCCAGTTATGGACGCGTCACCCGGAGACGGTCGACCCCCACGGGGTGAGTCTGCGCGGAGCCGTGCGGAACCTTGCGCGCAACGTCCCCTCGGGGCTGCGCGTGCTCCTCCGGACAGCCACCACAGAGCAGGCCGCGGGCTGGGGCTGGAACGTCGGGCTGCTCGAAGGGCACCTGCGCTATCGAGTGGCCGGGTGA
- a CDS encoding glycosyltransferase family A protein, translating to MAFIIPTFNDDPIHLREAVESALRQEHVSVEVVVVNDGSTRAETLRELNELPRSVKRIDQPNQGPAAARNTGIRAISCQYVVPLDGDDRVSPDFAARGVETLESDADCRFAYGKVALFGAETGAKIPPASVGLADLAGGNRIAATAVFRREDWQAVAGYDVELRRGFEDYEYWIRLLTRLGGHGTRIEATLEYRQRSESRRRADLAMGMAITRERILINNAAHLDILLRATWNRLDESSAETQMAWNDPLQIRRYLRPLKTLLAPFPR from the coding sequence GTGGCATTTATCATCCCCACGTTCAACGACGATCCTATCCATCTACGGGAGGCTGTTGAGTCGGCGCTCCGACAGGAGCATGTCAGTGTTGAGGTGGTGGTAGTGAATGACGGTTCCACGCGAGCGGAGACCTTGAGGGAGCTCAACGAGCTTCCGAGGTCGGTGAAAAGAATCGATCAGCCCAATCAAGGACCAGCGGCGGCCCGAAATACCGGAATTCGCGCGATCTCTTGCCAATATGTGGTACCTCTCGACGGAGACGACCGCGTGAGTCCGGACTTTGCCGCACGCGGCGTCGAAACGCTGGAGTCTGACGCAGATTGTAGATTCGCGTACGGGAAAGTCGCGCTCTTCGGCGCAGAGACTGGAGCGAAGATCCCTCCGGCCTCGGTTGGCCTGGCGGACCTGGCGGGCGGCAATCGCATTGCCGCAACTGCTGTATTCCGGCGCGAAGACTGGCAGGCCGTGGCCGGCTACGACGTGGAACTCCGACGCGGGTTCGAGGACTACGAGTATTGGATACGACTCCTAACGCGGCTAGGCGGCCACGGCACCCGCATCGAGGCGACTCTCGAATATCGCCAGCGGTCTGAATCGCGCCGCCGGGCCGACCTGGCGATGGGCATGGCTATTACCCGCGAGCGGATTTTGATCAACAACGCAGCTCATCTGGACATCCTGCTTCGGGCCACGTGGAACCGGCTTGACGAATCATCCGCCGAGACCCAGATGGCATGGAATGATCCCCTCCAGATCCGGCGCTACCTCCGACCACTGAAGACACTGCTCGCCCCGTTTCCACGCTAG
- the rfbA gene encoding glucose-1-phosphate thymidylyltransferase RfbA, translated as MKGIILAGGTGSRLHPITHGISKQLVPVYDKPMIYYPLSTLILAGISDILVITTPHDAQQFQRLLGDGSQFGISLSYVQQSSPDGLAQAFILGEDHIGAEHVALVLGDNIFYGPGMGQQLRRHTQVDGATVFGYWVADPSAYGVVEFDDAGKAISLEEKPEEPKSNYAVPGLYFYDNDVVEIAKSLKPSARGELEITDVNRTYLERGSLNVEVLPRGTAWLDTGTFHDLNDASNFIRTIESRQGLKVGAPEEVAWRQGLLTDDELRERAEPLVKSGYGRYLLDLLDTGR; from the coding sequence ATGAAGGGCATCATCCTCGCTGGCGGCACCGGCTCTCGGTTGCACCCCATCACCCATGGCATCTCGAAGCAGCTCGTGCCGGTCTACGACAAGCCGATGATCTACTACCCGCTGTCCACGCTCATCCTGGCGGGGATCAGCGACATCCTGGTGATCACCACCCCACACGACGCGCAGCAGTTCCAACGGCTCCTGGGCGACGGCTCACAGTTCGGGATCTCACTCAGCTACGTTCAGCAATCCTCCCCGGACGGGCTGGCACAGGCGTTCATCCTCGGGGAGGACCACATCGGCGCCGAGCACGTCGCGCTCGTCCTGGGGGACAACATCTTCTACGGTCCTGGCATGGGCCAGCAGCTGCGCCGTCACACCCAGGTCGACGGAGCCACTGTGTTCGGCTACTGGGTGGCGGACCCCAGCGCCTACGGCGTGGTGGAGTTCGACGACGCCGGCAAGGCCATCTCACTGGAGGAGAAGCCTGAGGAGCCCAAGAGCAACTATGCGGTGCCCGGCCTGTACTTCTACGACAACGACGTCGTCGAGATTGCGAAGAGCCTCAAGCCGTCGGCACGCGGCGAGCTGGAGATCACCGACGTGAACCGCACCTACCTGGAACGCGGCAGCCTCAACGTGGAGGTCCTTCCCCGGGGCACCGCATGGCTGGACACCGGCACGTTCCACGACCTGAACGACGCGTCCAACTTCATCCGCACCATCGAGTCACGGCAGGGCCTCAAGGTCGGCGCGCCCGAGGAGGTCGCCTGGCGCCAGGGACTGCTCACGGACGACGAGCTGCGCGAGCGCGCCGAGCCCCTCGTGAAGTCCGGGTATGGCCGGTACCTGCTCGACCTGCTCGATACCGGTCGCTGA
- a CDS encoding glycosyltransferase family 4 protein, giving the protein MDLGYLSPSSLWSTPDGLAMDARAWESVEEMARSHEGRFIVASPGFTRAPATPVGCVALDIVSPAFDVVAVEPTAEGVDSLDLDAILALHSRSTAGLARARTPVVLTSEVTYGIRLGIHRASLSGLPLARAAAGLLRQEAGLLRQVLWAASLQANGPAAARAYGRLTEDALAFHDSRIRHAEVEAAATTPGWEGGPLRIGFSGRLDPIKGPGFAIALAKRAKEDGLPVELHVFGAGPLEAELRSSAGSNIVSRGFADFHEQWVPAVREEVDVMVLPHVQGDPSCTYFEALGCGTPILAFANQTSTYIAEERGAGWVVPQRDVEAMLQVLREILRDPRKLHDARAAGIALMRTHHFEATTRSRLRHLAQHAA; this is encoded by the coding sequence ATGGATCTCGGATACCTGTCCCCGTCGTCGCTGTGGAGCACCCCGGACGGCCTCGCCATGGACGCCCGCGCGTGGGAGTCCGTCGAGGAGATGGCCCGCTCCCACGAGGGCCGCTTCATCGTGGCTTCGCCCGGCTTCACCCGGGCGCCCGCGACCCCGGTGGGCTGCGTCGCGCTCGACATCGTGTCGCCGGCATTCGACGTCGTCGCCGTGGAGCCGACCGCCGAAGGAGTCGACTCCCTGGACCTGGACGCGATCCTGGCGCTCCATTCGCGTTCCACCGCAGGCCTCGCACGAGCGCGGACGCCGGTCGTCCTCACCTCCGAGGTCACCTACGGCATCCGCCTGGGCATCCACCGCGCGTCCCTGTCCGGGCTGCCCCTCGCGCGGGCCGCGGCAGGACTCCTGCGCCAGGAGGCAGGCCTGCTCCGTCAGGTCCTGTGGGCGGCCTCCCTGCAGGCCAACGGGCCGGCGGCCGCCCGCGCGTACGGGCGGCTGACCGAGGACGCGTTGGCGTTCCATGACTCACGCATCCGGCACGCCGAAGTCGAGGCCGCCGCGACGACTCCGGGGTGGGAGGGCGGACCGCTCCGCATCGGGTTCTCCGGCCGCCTCGACCCGATCAAGGGACCCGGGTTCGCGATCGCCCTCGCGAAGCGGGCGAAGGAGGACGGCCTGCCCGTGGAGCTCCATGTCTTCGGCGCCGGCCCCCTAGAGGCCGAGCTGCGTTCGAGCGCCGGATCGAACATCGTCTCCCGGGGATTCGCGGACTTCCATGAGCAGTGGGTGCCCGCGGTGCGCGAGGAGGTGGACGTGATGGTCCTCCCGCACGTCCAGGGGGATCCGTCCTGCACCTACTTCGAGGCCCTCGGATGCGGGACCCCGATCCTCGCCTTCGCCAATCAGACCTCGACGTACATCGCCGAGGAGCGCGGGGCGGGATGGGTGGTGCCCCAGCGGGATGTGGAGGCGATGCTGCAGGTCCTGCGCGAGATCCTCCGTGATCCCAGGAAGCTCCACGACGCCCGGGCGGCCGGCATCGCGCTGATGCGCACCCACCACTTCGAGGCGACCACGCGGTCCCGGCTGAGACACCTCGCGCAGCACGCGGCGTGA